In Gopherus evgoodei ecotype Sinaloan lineage chromosome 10, rGopEvg1_v1.p, whole genome shotgun sequence, a single window of DNA contains:
- the KBTBD13 gene encoding kelch repeat and BTB domain-containing protein 13, with protein sequence MQALLRGRVRIKVEEEFFITDKALLVEHSEYFRALFQSGMKESMQDEIQIRDLSAMGFLLMLRVLAGERPVLTCEENLKAVECAAFLQVKTMTKYLINSINSDNCIVLYQAAAMFGLQDLFHSAALYIRDGYSDLEEYLDCLSADLLDYVDSLLPSTFVAVGAHTPTFEFLQDLSRTICYLDEDDNTWKTLSCLPLTASTFLAGMATLDNKIYIVGGVRGASKQIVDISFCYDVDANSWREFPSPQQLRYDLTLTGHEGYLYAIGGEFEKTLLKSVEKYNVSSNTWTFVADLPQPTAGAPCAQTMGRIFVCLWKPLDTTIIYEYEIQKDEWLPVSALKRPQSYGHCMVAHRDNLYIIRNGPSDDFLRCAIDCFNLTSGQWTALPGQYVNSKGALFTAVIRGDTVYTVNRMLTLLYSIEETTWRFKKEKAGFPRSGSLQTFLLRFPKRDHSIAT encoded by the coding sequence ATGCAGGCATTACTGAGGGGAAGAGTGCGTATCAAAGTGGAGGAGGAATTTTTCATCACGGACAAGGCTCTGCTGGTGGAACACAGCGAGTACTTCCGCGCGCTCTTCCAGTCTGGCATGAAGGAGAGCATGCAAGATGAAATCCAGATCCGAGACTTGAGTGCCATGGGATTTCTCCTCATGCTCCGGGtcctggcaggggagagacccgTGCTGACCTGCGAGGAGAATCTCAAGGCGGTCGAATGTGCAGCTTTTCTTCAGGTGAAGACGATGACCAAGTATCTGATTAATTCCATCAATTCCGATAACTGCATTGTCCTTTATCAAGCTGCTGCCATGTTTGGCCTACAGGACCTTTTCCACAGTGCTGCCCTGTACATTAGAGATGGCTATTCTGATTTAGAGGAGTACTTAGACTGCCTTTCTGCTGACCTACTGGATTACGTGGACTCCCTTCTGCCCAGCACATTTGTTGCAGTGGGAGCCCATACACCAACCTTTGAGTTTCTACAGGACCTTTCGAGAACCATCTGCTACCTGGATGAGGATGACAACACATGGAAGACGCTCTCCTGCTTGCCACTGACAGCCAGCACATTCCTAGCTGGCATGGCAACGCTGGATAATAAAATCTACATAGTGGGTGGAGTCCGTGGAGCAAGCAAACAAATTGTGGACATCAGTTTTTGCTATGATGTAGATGCTAACAGCTGGAGAGAGTTTCCCAGCCCTCAGCAGCTCCGGTATGACCTCACACTGACAGGTCATGAAGGTTATCTTTATGCCATAGGAGGAGAATTTGAGAAGACCTTGCTAAAGTCCGTGGAGAAATACAACGTGTCCTCCAACACCTGGACTTTTGTCGCCGATCTGCCCCAGCCAACGGCAGGTGCGCCCTGCGCCCAGACCATGGGACGGATATTTGTCTGCTTGTGGAAGCCACTAGACACCACTATCATTTATGAGTATGAGATCCAGAAAGATGAATGGCTTCCCGTCTCAGCCTTAAAGAGGCCTCAGAGCTACGGACATTGCATGGTGGCCCACAGAGATAATCTCTATATCATACGGAATGGGCCCTCAGACGACTTTCTGCGGTGTGCGATAGATTGCTTCAATCTCACCAGCGGGCAGTGGACAGCTTTACCGGGGCAATACGTGAACAGCAAAGGAGCTCTCTTCACTGCCGTGATCAGGGGGGATACAGTTTATACAGTCAACAGGATGCTGACCCTCCTCTACTCCATAGAAGAGACTACATGGAGGTTCAAAAAGGAGAAGGCTGGATTCCCAAGGAGCGGGTCCCTACAGACCTTCCTTCTCAGGTTCCCAAAGAGAGACCACAGCATTGCCACTTAG